The nucleotide window CGCACCGCTCCCGACCTCGTCTTTCTTCGGCGGGATGCCGAAGAAGATGACGGCAGGGATACCCAGGGCGTGCACATCGACACATTCGCGCACGATCTCATCCACGGACATCTGATAGACGCCGGGCATGGACGAGATCTCCTTCTTCACTTTCGTCCCGGGCACCGCGAAGAGCGGATAGATGAAGTCGTTCACCGACAATTCCGTTTCGCGCACCATGGCGCGGAGCACGGGACTCATGCGGGTGCGACGCAACCGGCTGACCGGGTAGTTGCCCTCATATATCGACATGATCGGTCTCCATAAACTCGTTTGAAGTTCCCATGACAATGCAATGCAGATATCAGATATCTGAATTCAGATATCTGAATCAGCTTCTCACGATCCTCTCGGCAACATCCCGCCCGTTCCGCACACAATCCCCTACCGCAATGCCGCCACGGTAGTTCGCGCACACCACGAGTCCGGGGTGCGAGGCTTCCAGCGCGTCCACCATCGTCATGATCTTCCCGTGACCCAGATTGTACTGGGGGATCGCACGGTCCCACCGGATGACCCGGGCATACGCCGGCTCGCCCTGCACTGCCATGATCGAGGCCAGTTCCGAGCGCACCATCGCGAGGATCTCCGCATCCGTCTGCGCGAGGAGTTCGGGCTGGCGCGACCCTCCCACAAAGGTCGTCAGTGCACAATGCCCCTCCGGCGCCCGGCCGGGGAACAGAGCCGAGGACCAGATCGTCCCGAGGATATTCCGCTTCTCGACCGCGGGGATGAGGTACCCGAACCCATCCAGCGGGCGCCCGCACTGGCCGGTGCGGTATCCGAGATACACTTCCGCCACGGGGGGATAATAGATCCCCCGGAGTGCACGCGCGAGGTCCGCTGCATGCGGCTGGAGCAATCCTGCTGCCGTGTACGACGGCACCGCGAGCACGACATCCGAGGCCTCCAGGCGCGAGGCCCTTCCACCCAAGGTATAGTCGATCGAAAAGCCCTGCCCCTTCCCCTGCGCAGACGGCTGCACGCCGATCGCGGTGACGGTGCAGTTGCATTGCACCGCCATGCCGAGACGATCCGCAATGGCTTCCGGGAACTGCTGCATGCCCCGCACGAACGAGAACATCCGTGCGCGGTCTTTCGCGACCTCTGCGCGCTTCTTGCGCTCGCGCGCACCGCCGATCATGCCACGGATCAACCCGCCATACTTCTCTTCCAGTGCGTAGAGCTTCGGGAAGGCGCTCCGGACGCTCAACTCTTCGGGGTTACCGGCATACACCCCGGCTACGAAGGGATTGATCGCATAGTCCAGGAATTCCCGGCCCAGGCGGCGTTCCACGAACTCGGCGATGGTCTCCTCACGGGCAGCGCGACCCACAAACGGTTCTTTCAGGAGCCGCAGTTTCCCGGGAACGGTCCACAGGCGCGACCTCAGAAAAGCCGGCGGGGACATGGGCAGAGCATGCAGCTGCCCGTTGCGGAGGATGTATCGGTTGTTGGATGCATCGTCCGCATACAGCCGGTCGCGCGTGAGTCCGAGGATCCCGAACATCTCGCCGAAGACCGGAGTGGTCTCCAGCGCGCTATTCGGCCCGGTCTCGACCATCCAGCCGCCGTCCTGCATCG belongs to Ignavibacteriota bacterium and includes:
- the hemG gene encoding protoporphyrinogen oxidase; the encoded protein is MSTKHVVVIGGGISGLTAAFWLKENGVPVTVLERESVAGGTMRTMQDGGWMVETGPNSALETTPVFGEMFGILGLTRDRLYADDASNNRYILRNGQLHALPMSPPAFLRSRLWTVPGKLRLLKEPFVGRAAREETIAEFVERRLGREFLDYAINPFVAGVYAGNPEELSVRSAFPKLYALEEKYGGLIRGMIGGARERKKRAEVAKDRARMFSFVRGMQQFPEAIADRLGMAVQCNCTVTAIGVQPSAQGKGQGFSIDYTLGGRASRLEASDVVLAVPSYTAAGLLQPHAADLARALRGIYYPPVAEVYLGYRTGQCGRPLDGFGYLIPAVEKRNILGTIWSSALFPGRAPEGHCALTTFVGGSRQPELLAQTDAEILAMVRSELASIMAVQGEPAYARVIRWDRAIPQYNLGHGKIMTMVDALEASHPGLVVCANYRGGIAVGDCVRNGRDVAERIVRS